A window of Lagopus muta isolate bLagMut1 chromosome 14, bLagMut1 primary, whole genome shotgun sequence contains these coding sequences:
- the LOC125700295 gene encoding MRN complex-interacting protein — MAAPCWVLRCCSCRRFQAQQAKRSRKWSCCVCGQRQALQKVYGQGSGRDCRLHVQKLNLLQGEAEEAAARTARHREECENDNRNAAVLHENNSVQQGGRTEVSRWSKYLDKGSEDQEEEEEEGSTERQQFCSQRKNAVEERRKKQESFLYGDVQENSEEDGAFQFTYQAKKHKKCSTAVPDGDDGDAVSADSGVVPTVFESTVPQQNNQPPAACTKPSKWEKYLSCSNNRSENAVMATLSPQDGSGRLGPHSTAAVSEATTHLEQVQSALPLGTDFESKKCVANTEQLALKLPGSMQASTSCSGENDALAKEAPSQVLWAAAGDCSAGSRPAPSLVRPTPHTTSCEHLFCTGDDFNDDF; from the exons ATGGCGGCGCCCTGTTGGGTGCTGCGGTGCTGTTCGTGCCGCCGCTTCCAGGCGCAGCAG GCCAAGCGGAGCCGGAAGTGGAGCTGCTGCGTGTGCGGGCAGCGGCAGGCCCTGCAGAAG GTCTACGGGCAGGGCTCCGGCCGGGACTGCAGGCTGCACGTCCAGAAGCTGAACTTGCTGCAGGGTGAGGCGGAGGAGGCCGCTGCCCGTACGGCTCG GCACAGAGAAGAATGTGAAAACgacaacagaaatgcagcagtccTTCATGAGAACAATTCGGTGCAGCAG GGGGGAAGGACAGAAGTGAGTCGCTGGAGTAAGTATCTGGACAAGGGCAGTGAAGAtcaagaagaggaggaagaggaaggaagtaCAGAAAGGCAACAGTTCTGTTCTCAGAGGAAGAATGCTGTGGAAGAACGAAG GAAAAAGCAGGAGAGTTTCCTCTACGGTGATGTTCAGGAGAACTCGGAGGAAGATGGTGCTTTCCAGTTTACCTATCAAGCCAAAAAG CACAAGAAATGTTCAACAGCAGTGCCTGATGGAGATGATGGAGATGCTGTTTCTGCAGACAGTGGTGTAGTGCCAACTGTCTTTGAGTCCACAGTGCCACAACAGAACAACCAACCCCCAGCTGCTTGTACCAAACCCTCCAAGTGGGAAAAGTACCTCTCCTGTTCTAACAACCGTAGTGAAAATGCTGTTATGGCCACCTTGTCACCACAGGATGGCAGTGGAAGGTTGGGACCACACAGCACCGCTGCTGTAAGTGAGGCCACTACACATTTGGAGCAGGTTCAAAGTGCTCTACCTCTAGGTACAGATTTTGAATCTAAGAAGTGCGTAGCTAACACCGAGCAACTTGCCTTAAAACTGCCTGGCAGCATGCAGGCCAGCACCAGTTGCTCAGGTGAGAATGATGCATTGGCCAAAGAAGCTCCAAGTCAGGTGCTATGGGCTGCAGCTGGTGACTGCAGCGCTGGTAGCAGACCTGCACCCAGCCTTGTGAGGCCCACACCTCACACCACTTCTTGTGAACACCTCTTCTGCACAGGTGATGACTTCAATGATGATTTCTGA